The proteins below are encoded in one region of Eubacterium sp. 1001713B170207_170306_E7:
- a CDS encoding DUF3021 domain-containing protein has translation MTVKKALGFGLLGVPIGIAISATISLAISLIAGSYSPVSPELTDMMGSVLDAALFQYLASAALGFICGFGGAVWAVERWSLLKKTIIHFLLLTFTLLPISIACRWVSPGFISILIYFAVFAVLYLIIWIVQYLIIRHKISKMNARLYEKRP, from the coding sequence ATGACGGTAAAAAAAGCACTGGGCTTCGGCCTTTTGGGCGTGCCCATCGGCATTGCCATCTCTGCTACGATCTCTCTGGCCATCTCTCTGATTGCGGGCAGCTATTCCCCGGTGTCCCCTGAGCTCACGGACATGATGGGCAGTGTGCTGGACGCGGCCCTTTTCCAGTATCTGGCCAGCGCGGCCCTTGGGTTCATCTGCGGCTTCGGGGGAGCTGTCTGGGCGGTGGAGCGGTGGAGCCTTTTAAAGAAAACCATCATCCATTTTCTGCTGCTGACCTTTACCCTGCTGCCCATCTCCATTGCCTGCCGCTGGGTAAGCCCTGGTTTCATCAGCATACTGATTTATTTCGCGGTTTTCGCGGTTCTCTACCTGATCATCTGGATTGTCCAGTACCTGATCATCCGGCATAAAATTTCCAAAATGAATGCCCGGCTTTATGAAAAAAGGCCTTAA
- a CDS encoding ATP-binding protein: MRPFIGRKQELQLLENAYTSKNAFVMVNGRRRVGKTALIRHFLKGKRAFYFTAKEEVDVLSRRRFLKSFAEYCGETLSSSAKLPDWKEIFKAFAERVETSRKVLVIDNVAYLMLADPTFARALKYAWEHYFKQASVMLIVVMPNNSLLVNLESKNNTLISCVTTQLKLKPISFVEMLKDYPHQDFNQLMTLYAIAGGVPKYWEFFAACEKTIDYMGVVREDMLGLNSFLYEEPMNLIERDVWEPAYYNAVLKAVADDYHRPADIARYLEMKPGAVNHCLNNLATLGYLEARVPITEKKAGSANRKVQYYFADAFMDFWYTFIFENKEHLEAGQELQIFETIKRAFPGYIQFWFKSVCKEIFAAACKQGGIPFKIDRIGTFWNKNDETVDIVAVDEQRKRIFLGDCLYSNKPYTMEAYDDFVENCSDIREFKAFKDYDWTHGVFTANPFDPDLMDYAMITSDVYLFNGITVYSRK; encoded by the coding sequence ATGAGACCTTTTATAGGCAGAAAGCAGGAGCTTCAGCTTCTTGAAAACGCGTATACCAGTAAAAACGCCTTTGTCATGGTCAACGGACGGCGCCGTGTGGGTAAAACCGCCCTGATCCGTCATTTTCTGAAGGGCAAGCGGGCTTTTTACTTTACCGCGAAAGAAGAGGTTGATGTTTTGAGCCGACGGCGCTTCCTTAAAAGCTTTGCGGAATACTGCGGAGAGACCCTCAGCTCCTCGGCAAAGCTGCCGGACTGGAAGGAAATCTTCAAGGCCTTCGCCGAGCGGGTAGAGACCTCCAGAAAGGTGCTGGTCATCGACAACGTAGCGTACCTGATGCTGGCGGACCCAACCTTTGCGAGAGCATTAAAATACGCGTGGGAGCATTACTTCAAGCAGGCGTCTGTCATGCTGATCGTGGTAATGCCCAACAACAGCCTCCTGGTAAACCTGGAGAGCAAAAACAATACACTGATCAGCTGTGTGACCACCCAGCTCAAGCTGAAGCCCATCAGCTTTGTGGAGATGCTCAAGGACTATCCCCACCAGGATTTCAATCAGCTTATGACCCTGTACGCCATCGCCGGAGGTGTGCCCAAGTACTGGGAGTTCTTTGCCGCCTGCGAAAAGACCATCGATTACATGGGCGTGGTCCGGGAGGACATGCTGGGGCTCAACAGCTTTTTATACGAGGAGCCCATGAACCTCATCGAGCGGGATGTCTGGGAGCCGGCCTATTACAACGCGGTGCTGAAGGCCGTGGCCGACGATTACCACCGCCCGGCCGACATTGCCAGGTACCTGGAGATGAAGCCCGGCGCAGTGAACCACTGCCTGAACAATCTGGCCACACTGGGATATCTGGAGGCCAGAGTGCCCATCACCGAAAAAAAGGCCGGATCGGCCAACCGTAAGGTTCAGTACTATTTTGCCGATGCCTTTATGGACTTCTGGTACACCTTCATTTTTGAGAATAAAGAGCATCTGGAGGCAGGGCAGGAGCTTCAGATTTTTGAAACCATCAAGCGCGCTTTTCCAGGCTACATTCAGTTCTGGTTTAAAAGCGTCTGTAAAGAGATTTTTGCCGCGGCCTGTAAGCAGGGGGGAATCCCTTTCAAAATCGACCGTATCGGCACATTCTGGAATAAAAACGACGAAACCGTGGATATTGTGGCGGTGGATGAGCAGCGTAAGCGCATCTTCTTGGGCGACTGCCTGTACAGCAATAAGCCCTATACCATGGAAGCCTATGACGATTTTGTGGAAAACTGCAGCGATATCCGTGAGTTCAAGGCCTTCAAGGACTACGACTGGACCCACGGCGTCTTTACCGCCAATCCCTTTGACCCGGACCTCATGGATTACGCCATGATCACCTCAGACGTATATCTGTTTAACGGAATTACCGTCTATTCCCGAAAATAA
- a CDS encoding phosphatase PAP2 family protein — MKNITKFDLKILKKIQKNLCSPALDKVMIGATKLGTAGAVWIGIGGLMMLSKKYRRCGFTLAAAVSFDVAANNILVKNIFRRARPCDVDHTVSLKIQRPFGASFPSGHTLTSVTAATVLTLNKKAFGLGAIPLAALISFSRMYLFVHYPSDIAAAAALGIGIGSGACALETRLLPAPKEVS; from the coding sequence ATGAAAAACATCACGAAATTTGATCTTAAAATATTGAAAAAAATACAGAAAAACCTCTGCTCACCAGCGCTGGACAAGGTGATGATCGGCGCGACGAAGCTCGGGACTGCCGGCGCTGTCTGGATTGGCATCGGCGGGCTGATGATGCTCTCAAAAAAATACCGCCGGTGCGGCTTTACCCTCGCTGCGGCGGTATCCTTTGACGTTGCCGCCAACAACATTCTGGTTAAAAACATCTTCCGCCGCGCGCGGCCCTGCGACGTTGACCACACCGTTTCTTTGAAGATCCAGCGTCCCTTTGGCGCTTCCTTCCCCTCCGGCCATACGCTGACCTCTGTGACTGCCGCCACGGTCCTGACCCTGAACAAAAAAGCCTTTGGCCTTGGTGCCATTCCGCTGGCTGCGCTCATCAGCTTTTCCAGAATGTATCTTTTTGTCCACTATCCGTCGGATATTGCGGCGGCTGCCGCTCTGGGCATTGGCATTGGCTCGGGTGCCTGCGCCCTTGAGACAAGGCTGCTGCCCGCCCCTAAAGAAGTCTCCTGA
- a CDS encoding 1-deoxy-D-xylulose-5-phosphate reductoisomerase — protein sequence MKNISIIGSTGSIGTQALSVVDEFPEELNVVSISCFNEIDAMEEQIRKYQPELVGVMDSDAAFNLRKRIQVEFPDIEVLSGMEGLIAVATCDHTEMLLTAVSGMVGLRPTLAAIEAGIDIALANKETLVAGGSIVMDAVAKKGVALLPVDSEHSAIFQCLMGNQHEELKKVIITASGGPFRGKDRAYLEQVTLAQALKHPSWSMGPKITIDSATLMNKGLEVIEAKWLFDLELDQIDVVVHPQSIIHSMVEYRDRAVMAQLGLPDMALPIQIAFFYPCRVENTKPSLDLAEAGTLTFEKPDKDTFRCLALAYEALRAGGSMPAALNAANEIAVARFLKEEISFLDIPRINEAVMHQHVPVKAPTLEDILDVDEWARTVAKSL from the coding sequence ATGAAAAATATTAGTATCATAGGCTCTACGGGGTCAATCGGCACGCAGGCCCTGTCGGTGGTGGATGAATTTCCTGAGGAACTGAACGTTGTCAGCATTTCCTGCTTCAACGAAATTGACGCCATGGAGGAACAGATCCGTAAATACCAGCCCGAGCTGGTGGGCGTCATGGACTCGGACGCTGCCTTTAACCTGAGAAAGCGCATCCAGGTTGAGTTTCCGGACATTGAGGTGCTCTCAGGCATGGAGGGGCTCATCGCCGTTGCGACCTGTGACCATACGGAAATGCTGCTGACCGCGGTCTCCGGTATGGTCGGACTGCGCCCCACCCTGGCCGCCATCGAGGCCGGGATCGACATCGCCCTGGCCAACAAGGAAACTTTGGTGGCCGGCGGCTCCATTGTCATGGACGCGGTGGCGAAGAAGGGCGTGGCCCTGCTGCCCGTGGACAGTGAGCATTCGGCCATCTTCCAGTGCCTGATGGGTAACCAACACGAGGAGCTGAAAAAGGTGATCATCACTGCTTCCGGTGGCCCATTCCGCGGAAAGGACCGTGCTTATCTGGAGCAGGTAACCCTGGCCCAGGCGCTGAAGCACCCCAGCTGGTCCATGGGCCCGAAGATCACCATCGACTCTGCGACCCTGATGAACAAGGGGCTGGAGGTCATCGAGGCCAAATGGCTCTTTGATCTGGAGCTGGATCAGATCGACGTGGTGGTCCACCCCCAGAGCATTATCCACTCCATGGTTGAGTACAGGGACCGGGCCGTGATGGCCCAGCTCGGCCTGCCGGATATGGCCCTGCCGATCCAGATCGCGTTTTTCTATCCCTGCCGTGTTGAGAACACCAAGCCTTCTCTGGATCTCGCTGAGGCCGGCACCCTGACCTTTGAGAAGCCGGACAAGGACACCTTCCGCTGTCTGGCGCTGGCCTATGAAGCCCTGAGGGCCGGCGGCTCCATGCCTGCAGCCCTGAACGCCGCCAATGAGATCGCGGTGGCCCGTTTCCTGAAGGAGGAAATCTCCTTTTTAGATATTCCGAGAATCAACGAGGCGGTCATGCACCAGCATGTTCCGGTCAAAGCCCCGACCCTTGAGGACATTCTGGATGTCGACGAGTGGGCGCGAACGGTGGCGAAAAGCCTGTAA
- a CDS encoding ABC transporter permease has product MWKAYTRSAVKNNRAASAAIITAVLISAAFISLISGIFYNLWTDNIRRTIAAEGDWQGTLTAQWTEDSLSLVQRAPNVDRVVLEAPAADGRQAARIYLKNPRTTYEDLPALAGLAGIDSQDPSAVQYNNLLLTQYFIYSPQEKKDPPLLLGFYLCVLVVLCFSLVLIIYNAFSVSMNARLHQLGILQSVGATPRQIRAALMQEAFALSLLPMLLGIGAGIGLNAAFVHFSNLIGSEVQRQAAVFDYSPWVFLAALAACLLTVGLSAWVPARRLSRMTPMEAIRGGDSKAVEKVRSFRLLSRLFGLEGELAGKSLYVRRKAFRTATVSLTLSFLVFSVFLNFMTLSDISTQQTYFERYKDKWDLLATLEEADAADPALLARIREIPGVESGTAYRKVDATTTLSPELLSDELKALGGPEALKDTGITVENGSYRVQAPILVLDDASFQAYCEKAGIRADESAAPPAVTVNRIWDNTSSHFRAPVYKPFIRQADAEILTLYSPGGKSVQLETTAFTDQTPELREEYEDFALMQVMPESTFARIAGNFERGALYISLLTASEDQIAGAEAELAGLLDQTGSACRIENRQADEAYNTAARNALNVIMGVLCGLMAFIGIANVFANVLGHISQRKREFARYLSVGMTPGGVWRVLSMEALIIGLRPILISLPFNVLFIIFAVNASKLAPAVFIQSMPLIPLAAFAIVVLAAVGLAYAAGGRIICRSAIADTLKDDTLF; this is encoded by the coding sequence ATGTGGAAGGCTTATACCCGGAGCGCGGTGAAGAACAACCGCGCGGCCAGCGCTGCCATCATCACGGCGGTGCTTATTTCAGCCGCCTTTATCTCACTGATCAGCGGCATTTTTTACAACCTGTGGACAGATAATATCCGGCGGACCATCGCGGCCGAGGGGGACTGGCAGGGCACGCTGACAGCCCAGTGGACAGAGGACAGCCTCAGCCTTGTCCAGCGTGCGCCGAACGTGGACCGGGTAGTCCTGGAGGCACCCGCGGCCGACGGCCGCCAGGCGGCCCGGATCTACCTTAAGAATCCCCGGACCACCTACGAGGACCTGCCGGCCCTTGCCGGTCTGGCCGGTATCGACAGCCAGGACCCGTCAGCGGTGCAGTACAACAACCTGCTGCTGACCCAGTACTTTATCTATTCTCCCCAGGAGAAAAAAGACCCGCCGCTGCTGCTTGGCTTTTACCTCTGTGTCTTGGTGGTGCTCTGCTTTTCCCTGGTCCTGATTATTTACAACGCCTTCAGCGTGTCCATGAACGCAAGGCTTCACCAGCTCGGAATTCTGCAGAGCGTCGGGGCCACGCCGCGCCAGATACGGGCAGCCCTCATGCAGGAGGCCTTTGCGCTGTCCTTGCTGCCCATGCTTCTCGGCATCGGTGCGGGTATCGGGCTTAACGCCGCCTTTGTGCACTTCTCCAACCTCATCGGGAGCGAGGTGCAGCGCCAGGCTGCGGTCTTTGATTACAGTCCCTGGGTCTTTCTGGCAGCCCTGGCCGCCTGCCTGCTGACTGTGGGCCTTTCGGCCTGGGTGCCGGCCCGCCGGCTCAGCCGCATGACGCCCATGGAGGCCATCCGCGGCGGAGACAGCAAGGCAGTAGAAAAGGTCCGATCCTTCCGGCTGCTGTCACGGTTGTTCGGCCTGGAGGGCGAGCTGGCCGGGAAATCGCTTTATGTGCGCAGAAAGGCCTTCCGTACCGCCACTGTGTCCCTGACCCTGTCCTTTCTGGTGTTCAGTGTTTTTCTGAATTTTATGACCCTGTCGGATATCAGTACCCAGCAGACCTATTTTGAACGCTATAAGGATAAATGGGACCTGCTGGCCACGCTGGAGGAGGCTGACGCGGCCGACCCGGCGCTGCTGGCCCGGATACGGGAGATCCCTGGCGTTGAGAGCGGCACCGCCTACCGGAAGGTGGACGCTACCACAACCCTGTCCCCGGAGCTGCTCAGCGATGAGCTGAAAGCCCTTGGAGGCCCCGAGGCCCTGAAGGATACGGGAATCACGGTGGAAAACGGGAGCTACCGGGTCCAGGCGCCCATCCTTGTGCTGGACGACGCCAGCTTTCAGGCCTACTGTGAGAAAGCCGGTATCCGCGCCGATGAATCCGCGGCGCCGCCGGCTGTCACCGTCAACCGCATATGGGACAATACCAGCAGCCATTTCAGAGCGCCTGTCTACAAGCCCTTTATCCGGCAGGCAGACGCGGAGATCCTGACGCTTTACAGCCCCGGGGGGAAATCTGTCCAGCTCGAGACCACAGCCTTTACAGACCAGACGCCAGAGCTGAGGGAGGAGTATGAGGACTTCGCCCTGATGCAGGTCATGCCGGAGAGCACCTTTGCCCGGATCGCCGGGAATTTTGAGCGCGGAGCGCTGTACATCAGCCTTCTCACAGCTTCGGAGGATCAGATCGCCGGAGCCGAGGCCGAGCTGGCAGGCCTTCTGGATCAGACAGGTTCAGCCTGCCGCATTGAAAACAGGCAGGCCGATGAGGCCTATAACACCGCGGCCAGAAACGCCCTCAACGTCATTATGGGCGTGCTGTGCGGGCTCATGGCCTTTATCGGCATCGCCAATGTCTTTGCCAATGTTCTGGGGCATATCAGCCAGAGAAAAAGGGAGTTTGCCCGCTACCTGTCTGTGGGCATGACGCCCGGCGGCGTGTGGCGGGTGCTGTCCATGGAGGCGCTGATTATCGGGCTGAGGCCCATACTCATCAGCCTGCCTTTTAACGTGCTGTTTATCATTTTTGCCGTTAACGCCAGCAAGCTCGCCCCGGCGGTCTTTATCCAGAGCATGCCCCTGATACCGCTGGCCGCCTTTGCCATAGTGGTTCTGGCCGCAGTCGGGCTGGCCTACGCTGCCGGCGGCCGGATTATCTGCCGCTCTGCCATCGCGGATACGCTGAAGGATGATACCCTGTTTTAG
- a CDS encoding ABC transporter ATP-binding protein: MEILRCEGVTKAYGKGENAVHALRGIDLTIEKGEFAAIIGASGSGKSTLLHILGAVDSPTRGSVWVGGQEISALSPGEAALFRRRKVGLIYQFYNLIPTLSVERNIKLPLLLDKTEPEPKSFEAMIQTLGLGDKLNALPSQLSGGQQQRTAIARSLLYRPALLLADEPTGNLDQENSREIMALLKRFNRKLEQTILVITHDELVAKAADRIIRIEDGRIVSDAPAR; encoded by the coding sequence TTGGAAATTTTAAGATGCGAAGGTGTCACAAAGGCCTACGGCAAGGGCGAAAATGCCGTACACGCGCTGCGGGGCATTGATTTAACCATCGAAAAGGGAGAGTTCGCCGCCATTATCGGCGCCTCGGGATCGGGAAAGTCAACCTTGCTGCATATTCTCGGTGCGGTGGACAGCCCGACCAGGGGCAGCGTCTGGGTCGGCGGGCAGGAAATCTCGGCCCTGAGCCCAGGTGAGGCGGCGCTTTTCAGGCGCAGGAAGGTAGGCCTGATCTATCAGTTTTACAACCTGATCCCCACCCTTTCGGTGGAGCGGAATATCAAGCTGCCCCTGCTTCTGGACAAAACTGAGCCCGAGCCCAAAAGCTTTGAGGCCATGATCCAGACCCTGGGCCTGGGGGATAAGCTGAACGCACTGCCCAGCCAGCTTTCCGGCGGGCAGCAGCAGCGCACCGCCATTGCCCGGTCCCTGCTGTACCGCCCGGCCCTGCTGCTGGCGGACGAGCCGACAGGCAATCTGGACCAGGAGAACTCCCGGGAGATCATGGCCCTGCTGAAGCGCTTTAACCGAAAGCTCGAGCAGACCATTCTGGTCATCACCCATGATGAGCTGGTCGCCAAAGCCGCTGACCGGATCATCCGGATCGAGGACGGCCGCATTGTTTCCGATGCGCCGGCCCGCTGA
- the trpE gene encoding anthranilate synthase component I, with translation MKIPSLETVQKQSEGFAAFPVSCEIFADIKTPIQVLKILKSISARCYLLESVEGVEKWGRYSFLGFDPVVEVKCKDGLMEIKNGTSVKIKTDDPGQEIRRILSEYRSPRVAGLPPFTGGFVGYFSYDYLKYSESSLRFDGDDSAGFDDLDLMLFEKVIAFDQLRQKIVIMVTIKTDNLAVNYNHAVRELDYLVSLIRSDVPENREKPRLLSDFRPHFDREAYCEIVEKTKGYIREGDIFQAVPSNRLTAEMEGSLFNTYRVLRTINPSPYMYYIACDDLEIAGASPETLVKLQDGQLSTFPIAGTSPRGVTSEADTELEERLLKDPKELAEHNMLVDLGRNDLGRVSKYGSVEVQEYLKIQKYSHVMHITSVVTGQLREDMDQLDAVAAVLPAGTLSGAPKIRACEIINGLEGIRRGIYGGAIGYIDFTGNMDVCIAIRTAVKKNDLVYVQSGGGVVADSDPEKEYQESINKAMAVVEAVKQSVEVMD, from the coding sequence ATGAAAATACCATCGTTAGAAACCGTACAGAAACAATCAGAAGGCTTCGCGGCGTTTCCTGTCAGCTGCGAAATTTTTGCGGACATCAAGACACCGATTCAGGTGCTGAAAATATTAAAGAGCATCAGCGCGCGCTGCTATCTGCTGGAAAGCGTCGAGGGGGTTGAGAAGTGGGGGCGGTATTCCTTCCTCGGCTTCGACCCGGTGGTCGAGGTGAAGTGTAAGGACGGCCTTATGGAAATCAAAAACGGCACCTCGGTCAAAATAAAGACCGATGATCCGGGACAGGAGATAAGGCGTATCCTGTCTGAGTACAGAAGCCCAAGAGTGGCCGGGCTGCCGCCCTTTACCGGCGGCTTTGTCGGCTATTTTTCCTACGACTATCTGAAATACAGCGAGTCATCCCTGCGCTTTGACGGTGACGACAGCGCGGGCTTTGACGATCTGGACCTCATGCTCTTTGAAAAGGTCATTGCCTTTGACCAGCTGCGGCAGAAAATTGTGATCATGGTAACCATCAAAACCGATAATCTGGCCGTGAACTATAACCACGCCGTCAGAGAACTGGATTACCTAGTGAGCCTGATCCGAAGCGATGTCCCGGAGAACCGGGAGAAGCCGAGGCTGCTCAGTGATTTCAGGCCGCATTTTGACCGGGAGGCCTACTGTGAGATCGTGGAAAAAACCAAAGGCTATATCCGAGAGGGCGACATTTTTCAGGCAGTGCCCTCCAACCGTCTGACCGCCGAGATGGAGGGGAGCCTGTTCAACACCTACCGTGTGCTGAGGACCATCAATCCATCTCCCTATATGTATTACATTGCCTGTGACGACCTCGAGATCGCCGGTGCGTCCCCTGAGACACTGGTAAAGCTTCAGGATGGTCAGCTCTCAACCTTCCCCATTGCGGGCACCAGCCCCAGGGGCGTGACCAGTGAGGCGGACACCGAGCTTGAGGAACGTCTGCTCAAAGACCCGAAGGAGCTGGCAGAGCACAACATGTTGGTGGACCTGGGGCGGAACGATCTTGGCCGGGTAAGCAAGTACGGCAGCGTAGAGGTGCAGGAGTATTTAAAAATCCAGAAGTATTCCCATGTCATGCACATCACCTCCGTGGTAACCGGGCAGCTGAGAGAGGATATGGACCAGCTTGACGCGGTGGCGGCAGTGCTCCCCGCGGGCACGCTTTCGGGAGCGCCCAAGATAAGAGCCTGCGAGATCATCAACGGGCTGGAGGGAATACGGCGCGGCATTTACGGCGGCGCCATCGGCTACATTGATTTCACGGGCAATATGGATGTCTGCATCGCCATCCGGACAGCCGTCAAGAAGAATGACCTGGTCTACGTTCAGTCCGGCGGCGGTGTGGTTGCAGACAGCGACCCGGAAAAGGAATACCAGGAGAGCATCAACAAGGCCATGGCTGTGGTTGAAGCCGTAAAACAATCTGTGGAGGTAATGGACTGA
- a CDS encoding LytTR family DNA-binding domain-containing protein: MDVEIKIDPALQKPCVIICTNALTAEISALAERLSASHPSMITAVSGGRIYLLDRKEIFRFYTEDQKTFVRCREQTYRVKHRLYELEDLLSGSSFVRISNSEIVNFSHVTSLDTSISGTISLRMTNGDKAFVSRRYVSRIKKYLGL; encoded by the coding sequence ATGGATGTTGAAATCAAAATTGACCCTGCGCTGCAAAAACCCTGCGTGATCATCTGCACAAACGCTCTGACCGCTGAAATCTCCGCTCTGGCCGAGCGCCTTTCGGCCAGCCATCCCAGCATGATCACCGCGGTTTCCGGCGGCCGGATTTACCTGCTGGACCGGAAGGAGATTTTCCGTTTTTATACGGAGGATCAGAAAACCTTTGTCCGGTGCCGGGAGCAGACCTACCGGGTAAAGCACCGCCTTTACGAGCTGGAGGATCTGCTCTCGGGCAGCAGCTTTGTTCGGATTTCCAACTCTGAGATTGTTAATTTCAGCCATGTCACCAGTCTGGATACCAGCATCAGCGGCACCATCAGCCTTCGGATGACTAACGGGGACAAGGCCTTTGTCTCCAGGCGCTATGTCTCCAGGATTAAAAAATATTTAGGATTGTGA
- a CDS encoding electron transfer flavoprotein subunit beta, which yields MIHCVVCIRPLSDSTPVQAGPAGEGLSARPGPVAMNPDDKAGVEAALRLKEAEGGDVAVFCAGPESSVEILREALAMGCDEAVLTAVPFPDCLCAETAAKALAEALKDKTYNLILTGGQALDSTATQTGPLLAEALSLPQLTQARTLSLTGRQAAARCSFGSREALLKAPLPCLVTVTDKLAEPRYPTFMGITGAYGKPLRRIEYKGEDSALCVKALVNRQRGRQGQMVRKEPPEAAARLLSFIRDEGLL from the coding sequence ATGATCCATTGTGTGGTATGTATCCGGCCGCTTTCAGACAGTACCCCCGTGCAGGCCGGCCCGGCAGGGGAAGGGCTGTCGGCCCGGCCAGGGCCTGTGGCCATGAATCCGGACGATAAGGCCGGGGTGGAGGCGGCCCTGCGGCTGAAGGAGGCAGAGGGCGGCGATGTGGCGGTTTTCTGCGCCGGGCCGGAGTCCTCAGTGGAAATACTGAGAGAAGCCCTGGCCATGGGCTGTGACGAGGCCGTCCTGACCGCAGTGCCGTTTCCAGACTGCCTGTGTGCAGAGACAGCCGCAAAGGCACTGGCAGAGGCCCTGAAAGACAAGACATACAACCTGATCCTCACCGGCGGCCAGGCCCTTGACAGCACCGCCACCCAGACAGGGCCACTGCTGGCAGAGGCGCTGAGCCTGCCTCAGCTCACCCAGGCCCGGACACTGTCGCTGACGGGCCGGCAGGCCGCCGCCCGGTGCAGCTTCGGCAGCCGGGAGGCCCTTCTCAAAGCGCCCCTGCCCTGTCTGGTCACGGTGACAGACAAGCTGGCAGAGCCGCGGTATCCCACCTTTATGGGCATAACCGGAGCCTACGGCAAGCCGCTTCGGCGCATTGAATACAAGGGAGAGGACAGCGCCCTCTGTGTGAAAGCACTGGTAAACCGTCAGCGCGGACGGCAGGGGCAAATGGTGCGGAAAGAGCCGCCGGAGGCAGCTGCCCGGCTGCTGTCCTTTATCCGGGACGAGGGCCTGCTTTAG
- a CDS encoding aminodeoxychorismate/anthranilate synthase component II — MILIIDNYDSFSYNLVQQVGRVNPDLKVIRNDALSLDEIEALHPSHIILSPGPGRPAGAGVCEAVVRRFAGKLPILGVCLGHQAICEAFGAEITYASELIHGKKSSIHIANGSQLFKGLPPIMDAARYHSLAVNRSSLPDELLIIAEDNADEVMGVKHQDYDVYGLQFHPESILTPKGSTIIENFLALGGKAQ, encoded by the coding sequence ATGATTTTAATCATTGATAACTACGACAGCTTTTCTTACAATCTTGTGCAGCAGGTGGGCAGGGTAAATCCTGACCTGAAAGTCATCCGGAACGACGCCCTGAGCCTGGACGAAATCGAGGCGCTGCACCCATCCCATATCATTCTGTCGCCAGGCCCCGGGCGGCCTGCCGGCGCCGGCGTCTGCGAGGCCGTGGTCCGACGGTTTGCGGGCAAGCTGCCGATTTTAGGCGTATGCCTGGGACACCAGGCCATCTGTGAGGCCTTTGGCGCAGAAATCACCTACGCCAGCGAGCTGATCCACGGGAAAAAGAGCAGCATTCACATTGCCAATGGCAGCCAGCTGTTTAAAGGCCTGCCGCCCATTATGGACGCGGCCCGCTATCATTCTCTGGCCGTAAACCGGAGCAGCCTGCCCGATGAGCTGCTCATCATCGCGGAGGATAATGCCGACGAGGTCATGGGCGTTAAGCACCAGGACTATGATGTTTACGGGCTCCAGTTTCACCCCGAATCCATATTGACGCCAAAGGGAAGCACCATCATTGAAAACTTTTTAGCATTAGGAGGAAAAGCACAATGA
- a CDS encoding GDSL-type esterase/lipase family protein has translation MKSDEILMIGDSLIEYGDWETLLGKAVINRGMGGDTTEGVLMRIGRSLERRPDKIFLMVGVNDIITGETTAFTARNYEAILQKIRALSPDSAVYVHKALPCNPEKLFFVFDNRRVTALNWEIERLAEKYSAECIDLWDVLTENGELLPAYTLDGVHLTAPAYALWAQKLRRLL, from the coding sequence ATGAAAAGCGATGAAATATTAATGATCGGCGACAGCCTGATCGAGTACGGGGACTGGGAGACCCTGCTCGGAAAAGCGGTTATCAACCGGGGCATGGGCGGCGACACCACCGAGGGGGTGCTCATGCGCATTGGCAGAAGCCTGGAGCGCAGGCCGGATAAAATCTTTCTGATGGTCGGGGTGAACGACATCATCACCGGGGAGACAACCGCCTTTACCGCCCGTAACTACGAGGCCATCCTTCAGAAAATCAGGGCGCTGTCGCCGGACAGCGCTGTCTATGTGCATAAGGCGCTGCCCTGCAACCCCGAGAAGCTCTTCTTTGTATTTGACAACCGCCGGGTCACAGCGCTCAACTGGGAAATCGAGCGGCTGGCAGAAAAATACAGCGCCGAATGCATTGATCTGTGGGATGTTCTGACAGAAAACGGCGAGCTGCTGCCAGCATACACCCTGGACGGCGTGCACCTGACAGCCCCGGCCTACGCGCTGTGGGCCCAGAAGCTCAGGAGACTTCTTTAG